In Daucus carota subsp. sativus chromosome 4, DH1 v3.0, whole genome shotgun sequence, one DNA window encodes the following:
- the LOC108215857 gene encoding 2,3-bisphosphoglycerate-dependent phosphoglycerate mutase 1, protein MAAAFHQAICGNQLHGYNDSLSSCDELRNFAMMPRFSCFGTSKIPLNKAKCMYNHSKVFVVRASVSDSIVSSLDSSDHDSWKMTDESALILLRHGESMWNEKNLFTGCVDVPLTNKGVEEAIEAGKRIRNIPIDLIYTSALVRSQMTAMLALTQHCCEKVPIFMHNETEQATLWSQIYSEDTKRQSIPVIKAWQLNERMYGDLQGLNKQQTAERFGKEQVYKWRRSYYVRPPNGESLEMCLERAVSYFKEQIEPQLLAGRHLMVVAHANSLRSIIMYLDKLTPQEVINLELSTGVPMLYIYKNGEFTRRGSPAAPAEASVYSYTWNLALYRQMFDQMSP, encoded by the exons ATGGCCGCTGCTTTCCACCAAGCTATATGTGGCAATCAGTTGCACGGATACAATGACAGTTTGTCTTCTTGTGATGAATTAAGAAACTTCGCAATGATGCCTCGTTTTTCTTGTTTTGGTACAAGTAAGATACCGTTGAACAAAGCAAAGTGCATGTATAACCATTCAAAAGTGTTTGTAGTACGCGCATCAGTTTCAGATTCTATAGTATCCTCTCTGGACAGTAGCGATCACGATTCTTGGAAAATGACAG ATGAATCTGCATTGATATTACTTAGACATGGGGAATCAATGTGGAATGAGAAGAATCTGTTTACCGGTTGTGTTGATGTACCATTGACTAATAAAGGCGTAGAAGAAGCAATTGAAGCTGGTAAGAGAATTAGAAACATACCTATCGACCTCATATACACATCAGCTTTGGTCCGGTCGCAGATGACCGCTATGCTTGCCCTCACCCAACATTGCTGTGAGAAG GTGCCTATATTTATGCATAATGAGACTGAACAAGCAACGTTATGGAGCCAAATATATAGTGAAGACACAAAGCGACAATCAATTCCAGTTATCAAAGCATGGCAACTGAATGAAAGAAT GTATGGGGACTTGCAGGGTCTTAATAAGCAGCAGACAGCTGAAAGATTTGGGAAAGAGCAAGTCTACAAGTGGCGAAGAAGTTACTATGTTCGTCCACCAAATGGAGAGAGCTTGGAAATGTGTTTGGAGAGGGCTGTTTCTTATTTCAAAGAGCAG ATTGAGCCACAACTTCTTGCTGGAAGGCATTTAATGGTCGTTGCTCATGCCAATTCACTAAGGTCTATTATAATGTATCTTGACAAATTAACACCTCAAGAG GTAATTAATTTAGAACTCTCAACTGGGGTACCAATGctgtacatatataaaaacgGAGAATTTACCAGAAGAGGAAGTCCTGCAGCACCTGCTGAGGCTAGTGTTTACTCTTATACATGG AATTTGGCTCTTTACAGGCAGATGTTTGACCAAATGTCACCATGA
- the LOC108215855 gene encoding putative ETHYLENE INSENSITIVE 3-like 4 protein: MVEIHEEIDVQSPTEDITDDGDEEISYNDLKNRMRKDRIRMQKLKAKREEPESSEARLEQLRRKKMSRSQDAVLKYMVKIMEVCNAQGFVYGIVTEKGKPVTGSSDSLRSWWKESVRFDLNAPAAIATFLPSIIEQAVEMDPTSCMHHLQDLHDTTLGSLISLLMQHCIPPQRRFPLERGLAPPWWPNGNEIWWGDQGSTSQEQGPPPYKKPHDLKKAWKVSVLAAIIKHMSLNLDRTRRLVKQSKCLQNKMTSKETASLSKVINQEEVLVKLTQKSLNISTPESNESVKEGHGGALDRSTLHNYQKRKYKFDSERSVDKLYAYQNSARPHTELPLGFSNKNLQADHQSSCGHHNIFEVPKALGSYATYTATTEHPLINIEVAQHEGRMKKRNVTNDGEWMEMDIEMDEEHLDAQEKQANLNLVEKYGQYWEEDVVEQVWFEELYGTRREKVDLNTALTKEVWNEMGTTSIWDLGYQSPKED, encoded by the coding sequence ATGGTGGAGATACACGAAGAGATTGATGTTCAAAGTCCCACCGAAGATATAACAGATGACGGAGATGAAGAGATCAGTTATAATGATCTAAAGAATAGAATGCGTAAGGATCGTATACGCATGCAAAAGCTGAAAGCCAAGAGGGAGGAGCCCGAATCATCTGAGGCTAGACTCGAGCAGTTAAGGCGAAAAAAGATGTCAAGATCTCAAGATGCCGTCCTTAAGTATATGGTAAAGATCATGGAGGTTTGTAATGCACAAGGGTTTGTGTATGGTATAGTAACTGAAAAAGGGAAGCCTGTGACAGGCTCCTCTGACAGCCTACGTAGTTGGTGGAAAGAGAGTGTGCGGTTTGATCTTAATGCTCCGGCTGCTATTGCCACTTTCTTGCCATCAATAATAGAACAAGCTGTTGAGATGGACCCAACTTCATGTATGCATCATTTGCAAGACTTGCATGATACTACTTTAGGGTCACTTATTTCTCTTCTCATGCAACACTGCATCCCTCCACAAAGGAGGTTTCCTTTGGAGAGGGGTTTGGCCCCTCCGTGGTGGCCCAATGGAAACGAAATTTGGTGGGGTGATCAAGGGTCAACTTCCCAAGAACAAGGGCCACCACCTTACAAGAAGCCTCATGATTTGAAAAAGGCTTGGAAAGTAAGTGTTTTGGCTGCTATTATCAAACACATGTCTCTTAATTTAGACCGTACGAGACGGTTAGTTAAGCAGTCCAAGTGCTTGCAAAATAAAATGACCTCAAAAGAAACTGCATCTTTGTCGAAAGTAATTAACCAAGAAGAAGTTCTAGTAAAGTTGACACAGAAGTCACTCAACATCTCAACACCTGAATCGAATGAATCTGTGAAGGAAGGTCATGGAGGCGCTTTGGACCGCTCTACGTTGCACAACTATCAAAAaaggaaatataaatttgattcaGAGAGGTCGGTGGATAAGTTATATGCTTACCAAAACTCTGCACGCCCACATACTGAGCTACCATTAGGCTTTAGTAACAAGAACTTGCAAGCTGACCATCAATCTAGCTGTGGTCACCACAATATATTTGAAGTTCCAAAAGCACTAGGGTCATATGCCACATACACTGCTACGACTGAACATCCCCTAATTAATATAGAAGTGGCACAACATGAGGGAAGGATGAAGAAGAGAAATGTTACAAATGATGGAGAGTGGATGGAAATGGATATAGAAATGGACGAAGAACATCTTGATGCACAAGAGAAGCAAGCGAATTTAAATTTAGTAGAGAAATATGGACAGTACTGGGAAGAAGATGTAGTTGAACAGGTTTGGTTCGAAGAACTTTATGGCACCCGTAGAGAAAAAGTGGACTTGAACACGGCTCTAACTAAAGAGGTTTGGAATGAAATGGGAACGACTTCAATATGGGATTTAGGATACCAGTCACCTAAAGAAGATTGA
- the LOC108218829 gene encoding histidine--tRNA ligase, cytoplasmic yields the protein MTSGTGKVVNLGGKGSSLSSASVFQVSTSLSRLSIDSSTKISSSSKTPLPKQPLNPNSQFSLPDYLTPLEFRASLLVFLKKLISISLPNSSVAAEKLLGVLNSPGSCSITAEDCEFLNPFAGFCDVNACVLYGVCALLDHRWAALLGVVDAVAALSIEALGGDIVSSNINLLIDSGDGLSDKDEVGVASDLKVFLNGSKLVGKNQVKGYSVQDLDVIPETHGLFRLISRTLHAKSRVFLNSLTAGSGIVVLLASFADGILKLGESSWGRSSLVVGSLGNNEALSFITRFVEMFKAECPGIDRLKEVYSSALAAKSGGDNLKFVHDIFILSDLVGTIFSWEATAAFISLTLISGADIFNAKGNVAVVEATNNVGADNSKANEKKQQKEKKKNKVAFGKGTTAFMQYLQDRLQLTASGDIETWVQQFLSILDLKDPGYISLLEKIKDIVDSNDSRRLPKLPKGTRDFAKEQMTVREKAFSIISKVFKKHGATALDTPVFEMRETLMGKYGEDSKLIYDLADQGGELCSLRYDLTVPFARYVAMNGLTSFKRYQIAKVYRRDNPSKGRYREFYQCDFDIAGKFEKMGPDFEVIKILTELLDELKIGDYEVKLNHRKLLDGMLYICGVPPEKFRTICSSIDKLDKQPFEQIRKEMVEEKGLSTETADRIGTFVKNRGHPLELLSELKQEGSEFVKNKEASEALDELEILFEALEKSKCIDKVVFDLSLARGLDYYTGVIYEAVFKGATQVGSIAAGGRYDKLIEMFGTKEVPAIGVSLGIERVFTIMEQIQKEQNQTVRATETQVLVSILGDNLSLAAELASECWAAGLNTEYLVNKRVTKHFDRAKDSKIPWMVIVGDPKVSEGMVKLKNLEANKEEEIPRSQIVEELSKHLSNTSS from the exons ATGACTAGTGGTACCGGAAAAGTCGTAAATTTGGGGGGCAAGGGATCTTCTCTCTCCTCAGCCTCTGTTTTTCAAGTATCCACTTCTCTCTCTAGACTTTCAATTGATTCTTCCACAAAAATCTCATCTTCCTCCAAAACCCCACTTCCCAAACAACCCCTTAATCCCAATTCTCAGTTCTCTCTCCCTGATTACTTAACCCCACTTGAATTCAGAGCTTCTTTACTTGTTTTCTTGAAGAAACTCATCTCCATTTCTTTGCCCAATTCATCTGTTGCGGCTGAGAAGCTTCTGGGTGTTCTTAATTCACCTGGGTCGTGTTCAATTACTGCTGAGGATTGTGAGTTCTTGAACCCCTTTGCGGGGTTTTGTGATGTTAATGCTTGTGTGTTGTATGGTGTTTGTGCTCTTTTGGATCACAGATGGGCTGCATTGTTGGGGGTTGTTGATGCGGTTGCTGCTTTGTCGATTGAGGCGCTGGGAGGTGACATTGTTTCGTCTAATATTAATTTGTTGATTGATTCAGGGGATGGTTTATCGGATAAAGATGAGGTTGGGGTTGCTAGTGATCTTAAGGTATTTCTAAATGGTTCTAAATTGGTAGGGAAGAATCAGGTTAAGGGCTATAGTGTGCAAGATTTGGATGTTATTCCTGAGACTCATGGACTTTTTAGATTGATTTCTAGAACTTTACATGCGAAATCGCGGGTGTTTTTGAATTCATTAACAGCTGGGAGTGGAATCGTGGTGCTTTTAGCATCTTTTGCTGATGGGATTTTGAAGTTGGGGGAGTCTAGTTGGGGTAGAAGTAGCCTTGTTGTTGGTTCTTTGGGGAACAATGAGGCTCTGTCGTTTATTACTCGTTTTGTTGAAATGTTTAAAGCAGAATGCCCTGGGATTGATAGATTGAAGGAGGTATACAGTTCTGCTTTAGCTGCTAAAAGTGGTGGTGACAACCTAAAGTTTGTTCATGACATTTTTATTTTGTCTGACCTTGTTGGGACAATTTTTTCTTGGGAAGCTACAGCTGCATTTATCTCACTTACCCTTATCAGCGGTGCCGATATATTTAATGCAAAAGGTAATGTGGCGGTAGTGGAGGCAACAAACAATGTAGGAGCTGATAATAGTAAAGCTAATGAGAAGAAGCAacagaaggaaaagaaaaaaaacaaggtTGCTTTTGGTAAAGGAACTACTGCATTTATGCAGTATCTTCAGGATAGGCTGCAGCTTACGGCTTCTGGAGATATAGAGACATGGGTGCAGCAGTTCCTCTCAATTTTGGATCTGAAGGACCCTGGCTATATTAGCTTACTTgagaaaattaaagatattgttGACAGCAATGATAGCAGAAGGCTTCCCAAGCTTCCAAAG GGTACTCGTGATTTTGCCAAGGAACAGATGACTGTGAGAGAGAAAGCATTTTCGATAATAAGCAAGGTTTTCAAGAAGCATGGTGCAACAGCCCTCGATACACCTGTCTTTGAAATGAGGGAGACTCTAATGGGTAAATATGGAGAGGATTCAAAATTGATTTATGATCTTGCTGATCAG GGTGGAGAGCTTTGTTCCCTTCGCTATGACTTGACGGTCCCCTTTGCCAGATATGTTGCTATGAACGGACTTACATCATTTAAAAGGTACCAAATAGCAAAAGTCTACAGAAGGGACAATCCTTCCAAGGGGAGATACCGTGAATTCTATCAATGTGATTTTGATATTGCTGGTAAATTTGAAAAGATGGGACCAGATTTTGAGGTCATAAAGATTTTGACTGAACTACTGGATGAGCTAAAGATTGGGGATTATGAG GTGAAATTGAATCATCGGAAATTACTGGATGGAATGCTATATATATGTGGAGTACCTCCTGAGAAATTTAGAACCATTTGTTCAAGCATTGACAAGTTAGACAAGCAACCGTTTGAGCAAATAAGGAAGGAAATG GTTGAGGAGAAGGGCTTAAGTACTGAAACCGCGGATAGGATTGGTACTTTTGTGAAGAATAGGGGACACCCTCTGGAACTATTATCTGAGCTGAAACAGGAGGGCAGCGAGTTCGTAAAGAATAAAGAAGCATCAGAAGCACTGGATGAGCTAGAGATCTTATTTGAAGCTTTAGAAAAGTCAAAATGTATTGATAAAGTGGTCTTTGATCTCAGTCTGGCCAGAGGTCTTGACTATTATACAGGAGTCATATATGAAGCTGTGTTTAAAGGAGCTACACAG GTCGGTTCAATTGCAGCTGGAGGACGTTATGACAAACTAATTGAAATGTTTGGTACAAAGGAGGTTCCAGCTATTGGTGTCAGTCTAGGCATAGAACGAGTATTTACTATAATGGAACAGATCCAGAAAGAACAGAACCAG ACTGTACGAGCTACAGAAACACAGGTCTTGGTGAGTATTCTGGGGGATAATCTGTCACTAGCTGCTGAGCTAGCTAGTGAATGTTGGGCTGCTGGATTGAATACAGAGTACCTGGTAAACAAGAGAGTGACGAAGCACTTCGATCGTGCTAAAGATTCGAAGATCCCTTGGATGGTAATTGTTGGTGATCCCAAAGTCAGCGAAGGAATGGTGAAATTAAAGAATCTGGAGGCTAATAAAGAGGAGGAAATTCCTAGAAGTCAAATTGTAGAGGAGCTGAGTAAACATTTGAGCAACACATCATCCTGA